Genomic window (Verrucomicrobiia bacterium):
CAAACCCTGTGTCCGAAGGCCCGTGGCACGGCCGCCGCGGGAACGTCCGCTCCGGCAGGCGTGCTCCCAATAAAATTGCGTGGGTCTGACCGCGTTCCTCAGCACTGACGGGCGCCTGCTCCCATGACCACGAAACACCGGATCTTCACGACGAGCTTTGCGAGCGTCTACCCGCATTACGTTGCCAAGGCGGAACGGAAGGGGCGTACGAAAGAGGAGGTGGATTCCATCCTTCGCTGGCTGACGGGCTACAGCCAGAAGGAATTGGAGGTCCAGTTGAAGAAGCAGACGGACTTCGAGACCTTCTTCAAGGAGGCGCCCAAGCTGAATCCTTCGCGTTTCCTGATCAACGGTGTGGTCTGCGGCGTCCGTGTT
Coding sequences:
- a CDS encoding DUF2200 domain-containing protein, with the translated sequence MTTKHRIFTTSFASVYPHYVAKAERKGRTKEEVDSILRWLTGYSQKELEVQLKKQTDFETFFKEAPKLNPSRFLINGVVCGVRVEAVQDPAMREIRQLDKLVDELAKGRAMDKILRA